The Sorangiineae bacterium MSr11367 genome window below encodes:
- a CDS encoding GNAT family N-acetyltransferase, which translates to MTTVCTKYVPHIGEFSLRPLQLSSDIEKVHEWVRTEYSKFWGLVGQSIEDVENVYREIVKHSYVCLGLFNGEPAFITEFYRPTEMLLGRYYDALPSDRGVHLLVGPQAKFVPDYSWHIFTMLMDLMLDDKDVQRIVAEPDALNWNIHRFLERGGFEWQKLVNLPDDPAQGIGAKTARLYFCSRAQYATALERKGGGGSVPLAISPQESKKLFNVGPRAPSPVKLSPVHAVHVESSPAPSFPLAGANDGLAGIAGGLTHISRGVSAARGLRGPLPVGTPNEVFSKVSKALGPAFLRERGIGTDAALQQIASILLEHGIHLAHPHAAAHLQPPPLAVAVATDVLVSAENGSLDTYDSGPAGIAIEQWVIRSLTKLAGLEDHAGGVFTPGGSLSNLQALLLARDAMAHKLGVDVRKHGVAGLPRPIVLCSEHAHFSVHRACATLGLGEGTVLEVPTDSKHRMRPEALLSILQSLGSSVTPVAIFATAGTTDFGSIDPLRALSNIARQFGAWFHVDAAYGFGALYSERLAEKLKGIELADSITVDLHKMGWQPAAASVLLVRDAKLFQPLERSVDYLNPPDDTRAGYDGLLGRSLQTTRRADAAKVAATFLAYGRQGLGAMVDACHDLAHYAERRIGEHEDLELVAPASLTTVLFRYRGSSPSSVLDDLNAELRRTLLASGTALIGRTTVRLQGRSATPSTCLKFTLLNPNSTPDDIDRLIDAVVMCGRAQEALFNARTSRTVVPPREIVLEEAVGQ; encoded by the coding sequence ATGACGACGGTTTGTACGAAGTACGTGCCACACATTGGTGAGTTTTCCCTCCGTCCATTGCAGCTTTCTTCGGATATCGAGAAGGTGCACGAGTGGGTTCGCACCGAGTACTCGAAATTTTGGGGACTCGTGGGCCAGTCGATCGAGGATGTCGAGAATGTTTACCGAGAGATCGTGAAGCATTCTTATGTATGTCTGGGGTTGTTCAATGGTGAGCCGGCATTCATCACCGAGTTTTACCGGCCCACGGAGATGCTGCTCGGCCGGTACTACGACGCGCTCCCGAGCGATCGCGGCGTGCACCTGCTCGTGGGGCCGCAGGCGAAGTTCGTCCCGGACTACAGCTGGCACATCTTCACGATGCTCATGGACTTGATGCTGGATGACAAAGACGTCCAGAGGATCGTGGCCGAGCCGGACGCGTTAAACTGGAACATCCACCGCTTCCTCGAGCGTGGAGGGTTCGAATGGCAGAAGCTGGTGAACCTGCCCGACGATCCTGCTCAAGGAATAGGCGCCAAAACGGCTCGACTCTACTTTTGCTCGCGGGCTCAATACGCCACGGCGTTGGAGCGCAAAGGCGGGGGCGGGAGTGTGCCCCTGGCCATCTCTCCCCAGGAATCGAAGAAGCTCTTCAATGTCGGGCCCCGCGCGCCCTCGCCGGTGAAGCTCTCGCCCGTCCACGCCGTCCACGTCGAGAGCAGCCCGGCGCCGAGCTTCCCGTTGGCGGGGGCAAACGATGGTCTCGCCGGCATCGCGGGGGGGCTCACGCACATCTCCCGTGGCGTGAGCGCCGCGCGAGGGCTCCGTGGACCGTTGCCGGTGGGGACGCCGAACGAAGTCTTCTCGAAGGTGTCCAAGGCGCTCGGGCCCGCGTTCCTCCGTGAGCGGGGCATCGGCACGGACGCCGCGCTCCAGCAGATCGCTTCGATCTTGCTCGAGCACGGGATCCACCTCGCCCACCCGCACGCGGCGGCGCACTTGCAGCCACCGCCTCTCGCGGTGGCGGTCGCGACCGATGTGCTCGTGAGCGCCGAGAATGGCTCGCTCGACACGTACGACTCGGGCCCCGCCGGCATCGCCATCGAGCAATGGGTCATTCGCTCGCTCACCAAGCTCGCGGGCCTGGAGGATCACGCGGGGGGCGTGTTCACGCCGGGCGGCTCGCTCTCGAACTTGCAGGCGCTCTTGCTCGCACGCGACGCCATGGCCCACAAGCTCGGTGTCGATGTGCGAAAGCACGGCGTGGCCGGGCTGCCGCGCCCCATCGTCTTGTGCTCCGAGCATGCGCACTTCTCGGTGCATCGGGCGTGCGCCACGCTCGGACTCGGCGAGGGGACGGTCCTCGAGGTGCCGACCGACTCGAAGCATCGAATGCGCCCCGAAGCCCTGCTCTCCATCCTGCAATCCCTGGGATCGAGCGTCACGCCGGTGGCCATCTTCGCCACGGCGGGAACGACGGACTTCGGCAGCATCGATCCGCTGCGCGCGCTGTCCAACATCGCCCGCCAATTCGGCGCTTGGTTCCACGTCGACGCGGCCTATGGCTTCGGCGCGCTCTATTCGGAGCGCCTCGCGGAGAAGCTCAAAGGGATCGAGCTCGCCGACTCCATCACGGTCGACTTGCACAAGATGGGGTGGCAGCCCGCGGCGGCGAGCGTGTTGCTCGTGCGCGATGCCAAATTGTTCCAGCCTTTGGAGCGCTCGGTCGACTACCTCAATCCGCCGGACGACACACGCGCGGGCTACGACGGCCTGCTCGGGCGCTCGCTCCAAACCACGCGGCGCGCCGACGCCGCGAAAGTGGCGGCGACCTTCCTCGCCTATGGCCGCCAGGGCCTCGGGGCGATGGTCGATGCATGCCACGATCTGGCGCATTACGCCGAGCGACGGATCGGTGAGCACGAAGATCTCGAGCTCGTCGCGCCCGCGTCGCTCACGACGGTCCTCTTCCGCTACCGCGGCTCGTCGCCGAGCTCCGTGCTCGACGACTTGAACGCGGAGCTACGCCGCACCCTGCTCGCCTCGGGCACGGCGCTCATCGGACGAACGACGGTACGGCTCCAGGGCCGCAGCGCAACCCCGAGCACGTGCCTCAAATTCACTTTGCTCAACCCGAACAGCACGCCCGACGACATCGATCGGCTCATCGATGCGGTCGTCATGTGCGGCCGGGCACAGGAAGCGCTCTTCAACGCGCGGACCAGCAGGACCGTCGTACCGCCCCGCGAGATCGTGCTGGAGGAAGCGGTGGGGCAATGA
- a CDS encoding phosphopantetheine-binding protein: MFKRFARSSRLEDALATIDSVAAEFGHPGVGRALFDAEAPKAAELARTDPFALQLTVFAAAVGSFYRRHDAERDSVLVGHSLGELAALTVAGGFDVADGARLVCLRSEALKSAEVPPGGMLAVELSERRAAHLVGTIGDRHSCVAVVNAPQWSVLSGPLEALNTAQRLCEAMSIRVRTLPSPYAFHSPGLAVAAEAFAASASRIRQRPLRHAVYSPVLGDFVTDATDCVALLVKHLTTKVDFLGAVRALHAEGMGAFVECGRSGLASLVRASVPDVTEVAEVAEVAPREADPVQAPKPVLTVVPRPALPTAQSVALKLRQLYAASLGFPEEAISVDADLEADLGIDSLKRTEMLSKVRAQFALPENVNDGRLHAHATLSQLAALVVEALSHTNGVNGVALAHDPPALPTVQSVALKLRQLYAASLGFPEEVISVDADLEADLGIDSLKRTEMLSKVRAEFALPESVNDGRLHAHTTLSQLGALVVEAMGGAAEAPKPISSEIRIVAPTSDVGGVLSHLREIYASHLGFPVEAVLADTDLEADLGIDSLKRTEMIGKVGSIFELQDAIKQGRFFAHNTLRELAGMISESLAQAASFAGGR, translated from the coding sequence ATGTTCAAGCGCTTCGCGCGTTCATCGCGGCTCGAGGACGCCTTGGCGACCATAGACTCCGTCGCTGCCGAGTTTGGCCACCCTGGTGTCGGGCGGGCCCTGTTCGACGCAGAGGCTCCCAAGGCCGCCGAGCTGGCGCGTACCGATCCTTTCGCGCTGCAATTGACGGTATTTGCCGCCGCCGTGGGGAGCTTTTATCGCCGCCACGATGCCGAGCGAGACTCCGTGCTCGTAGGACATAGTTTGGGCGAGTTGGCCGCGCTGACCGTGGCGGGAGGCTTTGACGTCGCCGACGGGGCGCGGCTCGTGTGCCTGCGATCGGAGGCCCTGAAAAGCGCGGAGGTCCCACCCGGCGGCATGCTCGCCGTGGAGCTTTCCGAGCGGCGGGCTGCACACCTCGTGGGGACGATCGGCGATCGTCACTCGTGCGTCGCCGTCGTCAACGCACCCCAATGGTCGGTCCTCTCCGGGCCTCTCGAGGCGTTGAACACGGCGCAACGCCTTTGCGAGGCGATGTCCATTCGCGTGCGCACGTTGCCGTCTCCTTATGCGTTCCACAGCCCGGGGCTTGCCGTGGCCGCGGAGGCGTTTGCCGCGTCCGCATCCCGCATCCGTCAGCGCCCCCTGCGCCACGCCGTGTACTCTCCGGTGCTGGGGGACTTCGTCACCGATGCGACGGACTGCGTCGCTCTTCTGGTGAAGCACCTCACGACCAAGGTGGACTTCCTTGGCGCCGTACGAGCGCTCCACGCCGAAGGGATGGGGGCTTTCGTCGAATGTGGACGCAGCGGCCTCGCGTCGCTCGTGCGGGCGAGTGTGCCTGACGTGACGGAAGTGGCGGAGGTGGCGGAGGTGGCACCGCGCGAGGCCGACCCCGTGCAAGCGCCCAAGCCCGTGCTCACGGTGGTCCCCCGGCCGGCGCTTCCGACTGCGCAGTCCGTTGCCTTGAAGCTGCGGCAACTGTACGCGGCCTCCTTGGGTTTCCCCGAAGAGGCGATTTCCGTCGACGCCGACCTCGAGGCGGATTTGGGGATCGATTCGCTCAAGCGCACGGAGATGCTGTCGAAGGTGCGCGCGCAATTCGCGCTGCCCGAGAACGTGAACGATGGGAGGCTGCACGCGCACGCGACGCTCTCCCAGCTCGCGGCATTGGTCGTGGAGGCGCTATCTCACACCAATGGCGTGAACGGTGTGGCGCTTGCCCATGATCCGCCGGCGCTTCCGACTGTGCAGTCCGTTGCCTTGAAGCTGCGGCAACTGTACGCGGCCTCCTTGGGTTTCCCCGAAGAGGTGATCTCCGTCGACGCCGATCTCGAGGCGGATCTGGGGATCGATTCGCTCAAGCGCACGGAGATGCTGTCCAAGGTGCGCGCGGAATTCGCATTGCCCGAGAGCGTGAACGATGGACGGCTGCACGCGCACACGACGCTCTCCCAGCTCGGGGCGCTGGTCGTGGAGGCGATGGGAGGCGCCGCAGAGGCCCCCAAGCCCATCTCGAGTGAGATTCGGATCGTCGCACCGACCTCCGACGTGGGCGGCGTGCTCTCTCATCTCCGCGAGATCTATGCGTCCCACCTTGGGTTTCCCGTGGAGGCGGTCCTCGCGGATACGGATCTCGAGGCGGATCTGGGCATCGACTCCCTCAAGCGCACCGAGATGATCGGCAAAGTCGGTTCGATCTTCGAGCTGCAAGACGCCATCAAGCAGGGCCGTTTTTTTGCTCACAACACGCTCCGTGAGCTTGCGGGGATGATCTCGGAGTCCTTGGCGCAGGCCGCTTCGTTCGCAGGAGGCAGATGA